In the Haloferax marinisediminis genome, AACGTAATCTTCCTCCTCGCTGGCGTCATCCCGCTCGGCATCGCCCTCCAGCAGACTGGTGCGGCGGCACTTCTCGGAGAGCTCGTCGCTTCGACCGCGGTGTTCTTGCCAGCAATCGGAGTTCTCTGGGTGTTCTACGTCGCAACCGGTCTGCTGACGAGCGTCATCAGCAACAACGCGAGCGTCGTGTTGATGATTCCGGTGGCCGCCAGCGCCGCCCAGTCGATTGGTGCGAATGCATTCGCGTTCGTCCTCGCAGTGACGTTCGCCGCCTCGACGGCGTTCATGACCCCAGTGGGATACCAGACGAACCTCTTCGTGTACGGGCCCGGTGGCTACAAGTTCTCGGACTTCATACGGGTCGGTGCGCCGTTGCAGTTGTTGTTGTCAGTGGTCACTGTCCTCGGGATTGCGTTCTTCTGGGGTGTCCGCGCTTGAGACGGATGTTCTGACTCAGCTGTAAAATAAGACCCCAAAGCGTTCTGCACGCCTGCTGAGGAGCCATTGCTCCCGTCATCCCTACCAAGGCCCGTGTCACGGGTGAAATGCACTGGTCATGCCGATAGCAACCAAACGGTTGAAGGCGTACCTATCGCAGTACCATCGTCAGCATACCCGTCGGCCTGAGCCACCGTACGAACGTTGATTGACTTGGCCGTCCTTCTTAGAGTATGGCAGAATTCCCAGACGAGCGCCAGCTCGTACTACGTGCGCGGTCTCAGTTAGACCAATGGACGAGAAATGCCCGGAGGGAGGCATACGCTGAACTGTTCGAAGGCGACCGACCAATCCTCACCGACGCGGAACTCCGTCTACTCGACGCGCTCGATTCCGAGCTGGAGCGAGAGGGCGGCGATGGTGTCTGGGGAACCGACCAATACGGAATCCATACGGCTGGGACATCGAGTTCGGATACCTCCCTTGGTGTGGTCTGTGTGTATCACCCACAGATCACCAAGGACTCTGTCCTTCGCGGGCGGGACGAACTTGACGACGAGACCGAAGAGCGACTCAATGCAGCACTCT is a window encoding:
- a CDS encoding DUF7539 family protein — translated: MAEFPDERQLVLRARSQLDQWTRNARREAYAELFEGDRPILTDAELRLLDALDSELEREGGDGVWGTDQYGIHTAGTSSSDTSLGVVCVYHPQITKDSVLRGRDELDDETEERLNAALWRYSERVATLIEAKLDEFIRQTQR